The Halomonas sp. 'Soap Lake #6' genomic sequence CGCTCAATACGGGTGATATCGTCTTGAGCATAAAGCCGATGGCCCTTTGGGGTGCGTTGTGGGCGGATTAAACCATAGCGTCGCTCCCAGGCACGGAGGGTGACCGAATTCACACCCGTCAAGCGGGAAACTTCCCGAATCGGATAGAGCGGGGTCTCGGGTGGGTGGGTCGCCTTATTGCTCATGGGCGCCATTGCCTCTTGGTTGCCTACAGAGAATACTGCAGGGGTCTGTCAATAGTTGCTGTAGCACTGCGTTAGCGCTTAACCGGCGCTTTGCCACATGTCTGCCAATTAATTGGATAGCGGGTAATCGTGTAAATAGAGACACGCTATTATAGGCACCTTTGTACAACTTGTGGCTGTTGGGTACAACCTTTAGACCGTACCTGTTGGAAGCGTGGTTCTACTCACATTAATGGACCGACCGGCCTAATAGTGCGTTTGCTAGCTCAAAACCAGAGAGCCAGGCATCCTCAACACGACTACCACGAAAGCTATCCCCACATAGTGCTAAGCCCTGCTGGCTGTATAGGTATGATTGTTGCCCAACTTCTGCGGGCTGAGCATATCGCCAACGATGGGCACCCAGCTCAATTAGCTCAGGCAGCGCTGTGTTTTCTGGAAACAGCGCCGAAAAAGCGCTGAGCAGCCGCTGAGCTGCAATATTGCTGTCAAGTTCGATATGCGCATCGCTCCAAGCTAATTGAGCCAATAGGCTGACGCTTTCCTGCTGCTGCTCGCGTCCTGGCTTGGTGCTGTTTCGTGTAGCTAAACGTAGCACCTCATGGGCTGTTACTACGCTGTGCCAATTGGGTATCACGTCTGTAATGAGGGGTAGAGGCGTCGCAAAAATTGCCCAGCCCGACCAGCAGCCATGCTGTGGGCTAGCCTGGCAGGCAGTCGCTAAATTGGTATCCCATTTGGCTACTAGCGCATGGGCTTGGGGTGGCGGCGCACTAATTACTACTACGTCAAAGGGGCCGTATGAAGCGCCGCTTTGGTCAATTAGCTGCCAGCCACTCGGCGTCTTTTCAAAAGCCACTATCGCCGTTTCGTATATCTGCGTGGTGCTGGGCAGCGAGGCAAGCGTTTCAGCCATATG encodes the following:
- a CDS encoding NAD(P)/FAD-dependent oxidoreductase; this translates as MVATPTSHSQLTPRSIAVIGAGMSGLACAQTLAKEGISVSLFDKARGPGGRMSSKRRPTATVDLGAQAFTVRDKRFAQTVKEWQQAGCVAIWPTSCYQASSSGWLTHNDGQIRYIGTPRMSAITRHMAETLASLPSTTQIYETAIVAFEKTPSGWQLIDQSGASYGPFDVVVISAPPPQAHALVAKWDTNLATACQASPQHGCWSGWAIFATPLPLITDVIPNWHSVVTAHEVLRLATRNSTKPGREQQQESVSLLAQLAWSDAHIELDSNIAAQRLLSAFSALFPENTALPELIELGAHRWRYAQPAEVGQQSYLYSQQGLALCGDSFRGSRVEDAWLSGFELANALLGRSVH